In Gopherus flavomarginatus isolate rGopFla2 chromosome 1, rGopFla2.mat.asm, whole genome shotgun sequence, a single genomic region encodes these proteins:
- the LOC127044255 gene encoding olfactory receptor 52E2-like encodes MADFNLSDSDHSSFILMGIPGLEAAHIWISISFATFYIIGLLGNFMVLFVVGKEQTLHEPMYLLLCMLALTEIGASTSIVPKALCIFWFNLKGITLGGCLTQMFFLHAGSVTHSAVLVTMAFDRYVAICNPLRYATIFTNERIATLGLVCLTRAVLFVLPLLLLLSRQPFCANRIIPHTYCNHMAVAKMSCGDITVNRLYGLVIVFIVLGFDLTLIALSYGLIIRAVLRIPSRKAHQKALNTCTAHTCVMLMAYPIFLFSTLTYRFGQGIVPYVHIILANLYYLLLPVLNPIVYGVKTKEFRDKMRKYICGMSSTGASDSEPL; translated from the coding sequence ATGGCAGATTTCAATCTCAGTGATTCTGACCATTCATCATTCATCCTAATGGGAATCCCCGGCCTGGAAGCTGCTCACATCTGGATTTCCATCTCTTTCGCTACATTCTACATTATCGGCCTGTTGGGAAATTTCATGGTTCTGTTTGTTGTAGGCAAAGAGCAGACCCTACATGAACCAATGTACCTGCTGCTTTGCATGCTGGCACTCACAGAAATTGGTGCATCTACTTCCATTGTGCCAAAGGCACTGtgtatattttggttcaatttgaaaggaattactttgggtggctgcctcacccagatgttcttccttcACGCGGGTTCTGTGACACATTCAGCCGTCCTCGTGACAATGGCCTTTGATCGCTATGTTGCCATATGTAACCCTCTGAGATATGCCACCATCTTCACAAATGAACGAATAGCTACTCTAGGGCTAGTGTGTTTGACAAGAGCTGTTCTCTTCGttctgcccctgcttctgctcctgagcaggcagccattctgtgccaaccGCATTATCCCCCATACGTACTGCAACCACATGGCTGTGGCAAAGATGTCATGTGGGGACATCACAGTGAACAGGTTGTACGGCTTGGTGATAGTATTTATAGTCCTCGGGTTTGACCTGACACTCATTGCCCTGTCCTATGGTCTGATAATCAGGGCTGTCCTCAGAATACCCTCCAGGAAAGCCCACCAGAAAGCCCTCAACACATGCACAGCCCACACCTGTGTGATGCTGATGGCTTATCCTATCTTCCTTTTCTCCACTCTGACATACCGATTTGGTCAGGGTATTGTTCCCTACGTACACATCATCTTGGCCAATCTGTATTACCTTCTCCTTCCCGTGCTCAACCCTATTGTTTATGGTGTCAAAACCAAAGAGTTTCGTGACAAAATGCGCAAATACATCTGTGGAATGTCATCAACTGGGGCCAGTGACTCTGAACCTCTCTGA